In Phycisphaerales bacterium, the sequence CACACCCCGCGCCTCCGCTCAACGACACCATCCCAAAGGGACTCGCGCTCGTCCACCACCTCCTCTACGACCTCCTCCTCTTCGAGGCCTCCATCGCCCAGGCCGATGCCGCCTATCCGAAACTCGTCGCCGGCGTCGTCTCGCTCAACGACCTCCGCGTCACCACCCCCGACGAGATCCACGCCCTGCTCGGCGACAAGTACCCACTCGGCCTGGAGCGCGCCACCAGAATCCGCTATGTCCTTTGGGACATCCACAAGCGCTTCCACGCCATCGACCTCGCGCCGGTTCTCGAACTCCCCAAGCGCGACGCCCGAGCCCTCCTCGAGTCGCTCGAGGGTGTTCCCCCTTTCGTCGCCCACCGCCTCGCCCTCCTCCGCCTCGACATCCACGCCTTTCCCGTGGACGATCGCCTCGCCACGCTCCTCCATTCCAACAACGTCATCGACGACGCGCACGCTCCGCTCGACAAGGCCTCCTCCTTCCTCGAGCACCACATCCGCGCCGCCGACGCCACCAAGGCCCACGCCCTCCTCCAGGCCTGGTCCGACCGCGACGGCAAAGCCCCTCGCGGCGATCGGGGGCTCGCCATACGCCCGCTCTTCGAACTCGAACAGGTCGACCACGCGGTCGCTCAGTCCGCACGGACGTCCTTGAAACGCACCAACAACGCCAAGTCCAAGCACGCTCCCCAATCCCAACCCAAGCCCCAGTCGCAGTCCCAGTCGCCATCACGCCGGAGGCCAAAGCCGTGACCACACGCCAAGGCCTCCAACCCACGCGTGTCGCTGTCTCCGCACTCGTCCTCCTCGTGCTTGCCTCACTCCTCTCGATCCATCTTGTCATCACTCCTCGACTCACACATGCGAGCACGCGCGCCGCAGATCCCATCGCCGACATTCGCGCGTCCGCGCAGCGCGAGCACGAGTTGCCAATCACACCCGTCAACATCGAACCACCGCCCATCATCGACCCCGCGGACATCAAGCCCGTCGCACCCGACGACCCCCGCGCCCACGTCCCTGCCGACGATGCCCTCGCCGAACTCTCGCGCGATCTGCCCGTCCCCTCCGTGGAACGATCCACTACCGCGCCGCGCGACGCCCTCCACCACTACGTCGACGCCCGCCTAGCCCTTGTCGAGCGCCGCACCCAGGACGCCATTGCGGAGTTTCAACTCGCCGCAAAGGCCGATCCCAACGCCCCCGAGATCTGGGCCTGCCTCGCCGACGCCTACCGCGCCGCCTCGCGCGAGAGCGACGCCGCCCGCGCTCTCTCTCGCGCCGTTGAACTCGGTCTCTCTACGCCCAACGCCCACTGGTTCCTCGCCAAGGACGCCGCCATCGCGCGCATCGTCCCCCTCGCCGCCCACCATCTCCTTCGCGCGCGCGAGTCGCTCAAGCCCGGCAGCGATCCCGCCCTCTCCCACCTCATCGCCTTCGACGCCGCACAACTCCTCGAAGGCCAGTCCTACCTCGCCGCCGCACGCGACCAACTCTCCCTCGCCCTCGATCTCCCGCCCCCGGCCCAGTTCCGCACCGAGTTCCGCCCCGAGATCGCCGAGGTGTATCGACGCTCCGCCGAACTCACCGTCCGCCAGGGTGATCTCTCCCTCCGCCTCGGCGATCACGCCGATGCCCTGAACGCCTACGCCAAAGCCGCCACCACGCCGGGCCTCGATCAAGGCCAGGCCCTTCCTCGCCTCGTCCTCGCCAACCTCCGCGCAGGCCGACCCAACAGCGCCGCCATCTCCCTCCTCGACAGCATCACCACTTCCAACAGCCCCATCACCGATCGACACGAGGCCCTCGCCTTCTATCTCGCCCGGCACGTCCCTGATACCGAGACCTTCGCCAACGCCATCGCCCAGGCCGCACGCGACAGCCAGTCCACACCCAACGCCAAACGCTCAGCCAGCGCGGCGGCCCGTGCCGACATCCTCGCTGCCGCCGTCGCCTCACGGCCCCAGGCCTCCGCCATCCTGAAGATCGCCCTCATCGCAAACCCCGACGACCCCGCTCTCGCCGTAGCGTTCCTCCGTCTCCACGCCGTGGACGACTCGTCTCTCGTCTCCGCCGCCGCCGCCGATCCCGTCGCCATCGCCGATGATCTCGTCGCCCTCACCAAGTCCTCGCCAGAGCACGCCCCGCTCTACGCCTCCATCACCGCCGTCCAGGGCGTTGCCCTCGAGTCCATCCTCCGCCAACTCCAGTCCCGCGATTCCGACGACGCCGCGGCCCTTTCCCGACTCTGGCTCCTCGACGCCCTCGCGATGGACCGTCTCGCGCTCGACGAGGCCCTCGCCCGCGACTGGTCCAAGCTCTTCTCCACCGCCGCAACCTATGCCCAGGCCCGCCTCGCCGACAACCTCGCCGAGCGCGACACCCGCGCCACGGCCATCGACAAACTCAAATCCATCGACACGCCGGCTGGTCGCCGCCTCCTCGCCCAGATGCTGCAACGCCGCCGCGAGTTCGCCGCCGCCGCAGACGCCGTCAAACCCCTCGCCGAGCGCGACGATCCCGCCCTCGCCGATCTCCTCATCTATTCCAGCAGCCTCGCCCTCGACGGCAGCACGAACGACGCCAAAGCCGCGCTCAACCGCGCCATCGCCCTCGACCCCGCCGACGATCGCCCGCGCGAGGCCCTCATCACCATCCTCTCCACGCCCGCCACCCAATCCCAACTCTTGGACGCCGCCCGCGACCTCCGCGCGGCCTCGCCCTCCAGCAGGCTCCTCCGCCTCCTCACCATCCGTGATCTCATCTCCCGCAATCTCGTCGACCAGGCCGAGCAACCACTCTTCGATCTCGCCGCCAGCGACCAGGCCACGCCCGGCGTCTACGACCTCCTCGCCTCCCTCGCCGCCAAGGCCGCGCGCCCCAGCCCCGCCATCCGCGACCGCGCCGAACTCTTCCTCCGCGACCTCCGCGCCCGCCGCCCCGACTCGGCCCCCATCACCAGCGCCCTCGCCGTCACACTCGCCGCAGACTCCACGGACGCCGCCAAGGCCCGCGAGGCCGAGTCTCTCCTCGCCGACTTCACCGCGCGATTCCCCATCCCCGAACTCCAGCGCCTCCGCGAGCGGATCATCCGCGATCGCCTCGCCGACTCCGCCGCCGCCGACGCCCTCCAACTCGAGCGCCTCACCCACGCGCCCCCCACCACCGAGAACACCCTCGAGCACATCGATCTCCTCGTCCGCACCAACCAACTCAAGGACCTCCCCGCCGTCGTGAGCACCGCGCTCGCCGATCGCGACGCCCTCGCCCCGGCCCAACTCGCCGTCCTTCGCTCCCTCATTACCAGAATCCGCGTCTTCGAGGGCAAAAAGGCCGTCCTCCAACCCGCCCAGGCCGCCGCCCTCGCCGACGCCCTCGATGCCCTCGCCGCCGATGGCCTCTCCCGCGATGCCGAACTCCTCCGCCTCCAGGCCACCGTCGTTGGCCATCCCGACGACGCCAAACGCCTCGTGACCGCCATTCACGCCGCCGCCATCGCGATTCCCGATCTCCCCGAGGACACCCTCGCCGAGTTCGTCTCCCAGGCGCTCCTCTTCCAGTCCAAATCGAGATCCCTGCTCGACTTCGCCCAAGCACTCTTCGAAGCCGAACCCACAAACGAGACTCGTCTCTATATCTGGTTCAACGCCATCGCCACCGTCGGCGACCACACCGACGCCAAACGCATCGCCGACACGCTCTCCGGCGAGATCCTCACCACCGCCGCCACCCTGGCCCAGGCCACACCGGGCGATGCCAAAGTCCTGTCCACCGTCGATCAGCGTGCCGAAGTCGTCTATGGCCTCGCCCGATTCATGTTCGCCAACACTCGAGAGCAGGCCGCCCTCGACACGCTCCGCCTCGTCCTTGAGTACAACCCGCGCCACGCCCTCGCCCTCAACGATCTCGGCTACAACCTCCTCGAATCCAAAGAGCATCTCGACGAGGCCGCCGATGCCATCGAGCGCGCTCATGCCGCATCTCCCAACGACCACCACATCGTCGACTCGCTCGCGTGGCTGCGCTACCACCAGGGCCGCCTCGCCGACACGCCCGAAGGCCCGGGCGCGATCACGCTCCTCCGCCGTGCCGCCAAACTCGCCGAGGACGAGAACGAACCAAACCCCGAAGTCCTCGGCCACCTCGGCGACGCCCTCTGGCGCTCCGGCGAGAAGGACGCCGCGATCAAGGCCTGGCGCGACGCCGCCAAACTCGCCCAGCCGTACATCTCCATGTTCGAGGCTCCGCTCCCCGACCCGATCGATCCCGACCCGGAGCAGCAGAAACTCGTGGACATGGAACGCGCCCGCCGCAAGAAGTTTCTCGAGGAGTACCGCGCCCACGCCCTCAAGGCCGCCGACGCACAGGCCGGCCGCGAGCCCCAGCTTCCGCCGCAGATCCTGCTTCCGAAAGCACCGTCGCCATAATCACACATTTCGTTCAAAGATTGCATGGAGGTTGTTTCTTTGGCCGGCCACAACAAATGGAGCAAGATCAAGCACCGCAAGGCCGTCGTGGACAAACGCCGCGGCAAGGTGTGGACCAAGATCGCCAAGACCATCATCGTCGCGGCGAAGAACGGCGGCGGCGACCCGGACTCCAACCTCGCTCTCCGCTACGCCATCGACGAGGCCCGCTACGCCAACATGCCGCGGGACACCATCGAGCGCGCCATCAAAAAGGGCGCCGGCGGCGGCGACACCTCGACCTACGAGACCATCCGCTATGAGGGCTACGGCCCCGGCGGCGTCGCCATCATCGTCGACGCCCTCACCGACAACCGCACGCGCACCATCACCGACGTCCGCACCACCTTCACCAAGTTCGACGGCAACGTCGGCGCTTCCGGCTGCGTGGCGTACATGTTCCAGCACCTCGGGCGGATCTCCATCGACGCGAAGGGCGTCGACGAGGAGCGCCTGATGGAGGTCGCGCTCGAGGGCGGCGCGACGGATGTTCTGCCGCCCGATGATCCCGTGGAGGATCAGCCCGCAACGTGGACGGTGATCACGCCGGCGCAGGCCTTCCAGGAGGCGAAGTCGTGTCTGACCGCCGCCGGATTCGGCATCACCGACGCCCTACTCGCGATGGTCCCCGACACGACGACGGCCCTCTCCGCCGACGCCGCGGCCGACCTCGAATCGCTCGTGGAGATGCTCGAGGACCTCGACGACGTGCAGGCGGTCTTTACCAACGCGGAGTGATTCCGTTCGTCGAGCCGCGGATTCTTCGTCCTGCACGATCAGAGTATTGCAGACAGGACTACGACCACCAATAACAACAGCACACAAAGGAAACCCAAAGACGCTATTGCCGTCAAGGTGAACAGGGTGGCGAATCGCGAGATTCGGTTCGAACGTCTCTGTGTCTGACGCAGTGCGAATCGCAGGTTGAACACGAGAAGTGGATAGCCGACAAGGATTCCCGACGGGACGTAGAGAATCAAGACGAAGAACACGACGCTCGCCACGACCGTGGTTGTGTCGGAACTCAGGATGGTTTCGATGTTCATTCCGAGTGTTGCGAGACCGATGAGGACAACGGAGGTCGCGGACCACCATGCGCCGAACCACGCAAGGCTGGCATTGATTTCTTCTCGCTTCGCGGAAACAGGTCGCGTGCCCGGGGTGTTGGCCCATGACTCGGTGCTGGCCGGGTTGAAGTGTCGGCCGCATTCGGGGCATCTGTAGTTTCGTGCTGCGGGGTCTCCGGACGCATCCTCGACTGGTTCGATGCCGACGAGGTTGTACGCGCAATTGAGGCAGTACATCCGACCATCGTACCGTATAAATCTGAATTCATGCCGCCAATGTCTCTCGCTCGAAGACCTCGACGACGTGCAGGCGGTCTTTACCAACGCGGAGTGATCACGAGGGGCCGCCTCTGCGGGCCGGCCTCTTTCGCTCCTCCCCGCCCCTCGACAGATCGACCGCTCGCCGCACGCTACAGAATCGTCTTCATCACCATCACAAACGCCACCCACGCGACCATGACCCCCAGCATCACCATCCACCCCGGCACCCGCCCCTCCCGCTCCGCGTGCCGAGCCCGAAAGTAGTTCCACGTCCGCGGATCCTCCGGCCCAAACTCCCGCCCGCACTCCGGGCACGTGGCCCTGCCATCGGCCCGCCGCGCCCCCTCCAGCCCCCGCAACTTGTATCCGCAGCCCTTGCAGTACATCGAATCATCGTACCGCGACACGCCGCCCTCACGCCGCGGCCATCTCGCGATCGTTCGTCTCCGTGATCCGCACCGGCGAGACCACTCCAACGCCCCCGGCCATCCCGCCCCCCATCCCGCCCCCCACCCCCCCACCGCGCCCCTGAACC encodes:
- a CDS encoding YebC/PmpR family DNA-binding transcriptional regulator, whose product is MAGHNKWSKIKHRKAVVDKRRGKVWTKIAKTIIVAAKNGGGDPDSNLALRYAIDEARYANMPRDTIERAIKKGAGGGDTSTYETIRYEGYGPGGVAIIVDALTDNRTRTITDVRTTFTKFDGNVGASGCVAYMFQHLGRISIDAKGVDEERLMEVALEGGATDVLPPDDPVEDQPATWTVITPAQAFQEAKSCLTAAGFGITDALLAMVPDTTTALSADAAADLESLVEMLEDLDDVQAVFTNAE